Proteins encoded in a region of the Takifugu flavidus isolate HTHZ2018 chromosome 8, ASM371156v2, whole genome shotgun sequence genome:
- the LOC130530478 gene encoding serine/threonine-protein phosphatase 4 regulatory subunit 2-like, which translates to MGTNMEIHTLLEAFQEFENKDKKEACPVLEQFLCHIAKTGQPVLPWSQFKTYFMFKLEKVMDGFCASAPQQRGQQNPNVDYVPYEQMKGRILKIVDDFHGIPFTIQRLCELLTDPKRNYTGIDKFLLGLEKNVMVVSCISSTSEKNRTRMNGVMSPSNYSDSRNVNGPPTQNLLNRPKISSCDSCSRNGFPDSPGNQKPVLNRDELKENFNSESSPVGGGIMSNSGLKKRQSEQGADDEKQQIKRLKFDENREGGLELKGTACKQSENLESSEGTSGQESKNVTPKDRSSTQEGFSQEKEISCETRLHTVESEDSADQQDQPASPVTSSSFEHHTVESSHTSDGKDLPCDFLVPSTSSSTDPSTEGDTDNSDSAKTAEEPVDNM; encoded by the exons ATGGGCACAAACATGGAGATCCACACGTTATTGGAAGCCTTTCAAg AGTTTGAGAACAAGGACAAGAAAGAAGCTTGTCCAGTTCTGGAACAGTTCTTGTGTCATATTGCCAAGACAGGCCAACCAGT GCTGCCGTGGTCACAGTTTAAAACATACTTTATGTTTAAGCTGGAAAAGGTCATGGATGGCTTCTGTGCCTCAGCTCCTCAACAGAGAGGACAGCAGAACCCCAATGTCGATTATGTCCCCTATGAACAGATGAAAGGGAGAATCCTAAAAATAGTGGATGATTTTCACGG AATTCCATTCACTATTCAGCGTCTTTGCGAACTCCTCACAGACCCGAAGCGAAACTACACGGGAATTGACAAGTTTCTCTTGGGCTTGGAGAAG AATGTGATGGTGGTCAGTTGCATCTCCTCCACATCAGA gaaaaatagGACCCGAATGAATGGAGTAATGTCTCCCAGTAACTATTCAGACAG CCGAAATGTAAACGGCCCACCGACACAGAACCTGCTAAACAGACCAAAAATATCCAGTTGTGATTCGTGTTCCAGAAATGGATTCCCAGACAGCCCTGGAAATCAAAAACCAGTGCTGAACAGAGATGAGTTAAAGGAGAACTTTAACAG TGAGTCTTCGCCAGTGGGAGGTGGAATCATGTCCAACAGTGGGCTAAAGAAGAGACAATCGGAGCAGGGAGCCGATGATGAAAAACAGCAAATCAAGAGGCTCAAGTTTGACGAAAACAGAGAAGGGGGACTTGAACTTAAAGGAACAGCTTGTAAACAGTCAGAGAATCTGGAGTCTTCAGAGGGGACGTCTGGTCAAGAGAGCAAAAATGTTACGCCAAAGGATCGTA GTAGCACCCAGGAAGGCTTTTCTCAAGAGAAAGAAATCTCATGTGAGACTCGCCTCCACACTGTGGAGAGTGAAGACAGTGctgaccagcaggaccagcctgCATCACCAGTGACCAGTTCAAGCTTTGAGCATCACACTGTGGAGAGCAGCCACACCAGTGATGGGAAAGACCTTCCATGTGACTTCCTGGTTCCTTCAACTAGTAGTTCAACCGACCCATCAACAGAGGGCGATACTGACAATTcagacagcgctaagactgcaGAGGAGCCCGTGGATAACATGTAA